One genomic segment of Luteitalea sp. includes these proteins:
- a CDS encoding gfo/Idh/MocA family oxidoreductase translates to MSADIRRVQVAVVGVGALGRHHARILAALDDAVLVAVVDSNAARAAEVAEAYGTRAFTDVAALTDVDAVTIATPTASHHDLARHFLDRGTSVLVEKPLARTLAEAEELVAVASRRGVPLAVGHTERFNPAVDAALPFLTRPRFVEVHRLGTFSERSLDIDVVFDLMIHDLDLLLATLGDEVVSVDAVGIPVLSNRVDIANARLRFGSGCIANVTASRISREKVRKIRFMEPAAYVSIDYASQEVECWRLVRRDGGRPQIEGGKIDVQREEPLKRELADFVAATRDERSPRVTGEDGRRALALADRINREMTRHGH, encoded by the coding sequence ATGAGCGCAGACATCCGGCGCGTGCAGGTGGCTGTCGTTGGCGTTGGCGCTCTGGGCCGCCATCATGCACGCATTCTCGCCGCGCTCGATGATGCGGTCCTCGTGGCTGTTGTCGACTCGAACGCAGCACGGGCAGCGGAAGTAGCCGAGGCGTACGGCACCCGAGCCTTCACGGATGTCGCGGCGTTGACCGATGTCGACGCTGTCACGATCGCAACGCCAACCGCATCACATCACGACCTGGCGCGCCACTTCCTGGATCGTGGAACCTCGGTGCTGGTGGAGAAGCCACTCGCGCGCACCCTGGCCGAGGCTGAAGAGCTCGTAGCGGTAGCAAGCCGTCGCGGCGTGCCGCTTGCGGTTGGCCACACCGAGCGCTTCAATCCTGCTGTGGACGCCGCGCTGCCGTTTCTCACGCGGCCTCGCTTTGTCGAGGTGCATCGTCTCGGCACCTTCAGTGAGCGAAGCCTCGATATCGATGTGGTCTTCGACTTGATGATTCACGACCTCGACCTGTTGCTGGCCACGCTCGGTGACGAGGTCGTGAGCGTCGACGCGGTGGGCATCCCGGTACTCAGCAATCGAGTGGACATCGCGAACGCGCGGCTCCGGTTCGGCTCCGGATGTATCGCCAACGTGACGGCGAGCCGCATTAGCAGGGAGAAGGTGCGCAAGATCCGGTTCATGGAGCCCGCGGCCTACGTCTCCATCGACTACGCGAGCCAGGAGGTCGAGTGCTGGCGGCTCGTGCGCCGTGATGGTGGCCGTCCCCAGATCGAGGGCGGTAAGATCGATGTGCAGCGAGAGGAACCGCTCAAGCGCGAGCTAGCGGACTTCGTAGCGGCCACCCGCGATGAGCGGTCTCCTCGTGTTACGGGCGAGGATGGTCGCCGTGCGCTCGCCCTGGCCGATCGCATCAATCGCGAGATGACCCGTCATGGCCACTGA
- a CDS encoding DUF1009 domain-containing protein, which yields MTIGLIAGNGRFPFLVLEAARALGHQVVVVAVKEEAAAELEQAAQGCGASLHWVSLGQLGRAIRILEGARVQQAVMAGQVKHVKIFSDIVPDWTLLQVLVRLKAKSTDALIAAVADVLRDHGIELLDSTTFLQPLMAGPGTLSRREPSSEQQDDLAFGYRMADAIAGLDIGQTIVVKNCAVVAVEAMEGTDETIVRAGRLAGPGTCVIKVRKPRQDMRFDVPVVGVRTVASMAQVGAEVLSVDAEKTLVLDGDEFYRAADAAGIAVVGRPHGGAG from the coding sequence ATGACCATCGGTCTAATCGCCGGAAACGGGCGGTTCCCATTTCTCGTGCTCGAGGCCGCCCGGGCGCTGGGGCACCAGGTCGTCGTGGTGGCCGTCAAGGAGGAGGCAGCGGCGGAGCTCGAACAGGCCGCGCAGGGCTGCGGCGCCTCGCTGCACTGGGTATCCCTGGGACAGCTCGGGCGGGCGATTCGTATCCTCGAAGGCGCGCGTGTCCAACAGGCGGTGATGGCCGGGCAAGTCAAGCACGTCAAGATCTTCTCTGACATCGTTCCCGATTGGACGCTGTTGCAGGTGCTGGTGCGGCTCAAGGCGAAGTCGACCGACGCGCTGATCGCTGCGGTAGCGGATGTGTTGCGCGATCACGGTATCGAGCTGCTCGACTCGACGACGTTTCTCCAGCCGCTCATGGCGGGCCCGGGGACCCTCAGCCGACGAGAACCCAGTAGCGAGCAGCAGGACGATCTTGCCTTTGGCTACCGCATGGCAGACGCGATCGCCGGCCTCGACATTGGCCAGACCATCGTCGTGAAGAACTGTGCCGTCGTGGCGGTCGAGGCCATGGAAGGGACCGACGAAACCATCGTGCGCGCGGGCCGCCTGGCTGGACCTGGGACCTGCGTCATCAAGGTACGCAAGCCACGCCAGGACATGCGCTTCGACGTGCCGGTCGTTGGCGTGCGGACCGTTGCGAGCATGGCGCAGGTGGGTGCAGAAGTGTTGTCCGTGGACGCGGAGAAGACGCTCGTCTTGGATGGCGATGAGTTCTACCGCGCCGCGGATGCTGCCGGCATCGCGGTGGTCGGACGCCCACACGGGGGTGCGGGATGA
- the lpxA gene encoding acyl-ACP--UDP-N-acetylglucosamine O-acyltransferase: MSSAGHVVSPYTRYPESARNHETVSIDIPQVLERFCYRYPSPLVDAVTEFRPGERAVAVKNVTVNEEFFQGHFPGAPLMPGVLMIEALAQVAALLLLGGRAGSPNAPSGRLGEASLPEATAKVGEAMRRRAHLRGVNRAKFRRQVVPGDQVHLEVTLVRARRSLAKVFGAAHVGSQLVAEAELLLGLQAEPVQIHPAAIVHPNARIGEGTIIGPNAVIGEHVEIGRSCRVGPNAVIEGWTELGDHSEVFHSASIGLIPQDLKFSGEQTRLVIGVNNVFREFVTVHRGTRGGGGVTSIGDHNVFMACAHVAHDCHVGNHTIFGNGATLGGHVLVEDFATISAYSGVHQFCRVGRHAFIGGYSVVTKDALPYGKTVGNRARFYGLNTVGLIRRGFQEDVIARLKRAYRYLMLSKLNASRALAQIEQDGLVECPDVRYLVEFIRDSKRGVILRRPTRRVEEMLVEE, translated from the coding sequence GTGAGCAGCGCCGGGCACGTGGTGAGCCCGTACACACGGTATCCGGAGAGTGCTCGGAACCACGAGACCGTGTCGATCGATATCCCGCAAGTGCTCGAGCGGTTCTGTTACCGGTATCCCTCGCCCCTGGTTGATGCCGTCACAGAGTTCCGGCCCGGTGAGCGCGCCGTGGCGGTGAAGAACGTCACCGTCAATGAGGAGTTCTTTCAAGGACACTTTCCCGGGGCGCCGCTGATGCCGGGAGTGCTGATGATCGAAGCGCTGGCGCAAGTAGCGGCGTTGCTCCTGCTCGGCGGTAGGGCGGGTTCGCCGAACGCGCCGTCTGGACGCCTCGGCGAGGCGTCCCTACCTGAAGCTACAGCGAAGGTCGGCGAAGCCATGCGACGCCGGGCCCATCTGCGCGGCGTCAACCGCGCGAAATTCCGCCGCCAGGTCGTGCCGGGTGATCAGGTGCACCTCGAGGTCACCCTCGTCCGTGCGCGGCGGAGCCTCGCGAAAGTATTTGGCGCTGCCCATGTGGGCTCACAGCTCGTGGCCGAGGCGGAGCTGCTGCTCGGCCTCCAGGCCGAGCCGGTGCAGATTCACCCAGCAGCGATCGTGCACCCGAACGCGCGCATCGGCGAGGGCACGATCATCGGGCCGAACGCGGTGATTGGCGAGCATGTCGAGATCGGCCGCTCCTGCCGCGTGGGTCCCAACGCCGTGATCGAGGGCTGGACAGAGCTTGGCGATCACAGCGAGGTCTTCCACTCCGCGTCGATTGGGCTCATCCCGCAAGACTTGAAGTTCAGCGGCGAGCAGACGCGGCTCGTGATAGGGGTCAACAACGTCTTCCGCGAGTTCGTGACGGTCCACCGCGGAACGCGCGGCGGTGGCGGCGTCACCTCGATCGGCGACCACAATGTCTTCATGGCCTGCGCCCACGTGGCGCACGATTGCCACGTCGGCAATCACACCATCTTCGGAAATGGCGCAACGCTCGGCGGACACGTGCTGGTCGAGGACTTCGCGACCATTAGCGCCTATTCCGGCGTGCACCAGTTCTGCCGCGTGGGGCGTCACGCGTTCATTGGCGGGTATTCGGTCGTCACCAAGGATGCGCTGCCCTACGGGAAGACGGTAGGGAACCGCGCGCGATTTTACGGCCTGAACACGGTCGGTCTGATTCGTCGCGGCTTTCAGGAGGATGTGATCGCGCGGCTCAAGCGGGCGTATCGCTATCTCATGCTCTCGAAGCTCAACGCATCCCGCGCGCTCGCGCAGATCGAGCAAGACGGGCTGGTGGAGTGTCCCGACGTGCGGTATCTCGTCGAGTTCATCCGCGACTCGAAGCGAGGTGTGATCCTTCGCCGTCCGACTCGGCGGGTCGAAGAGATGCTGGTAGAAGAGTGA
- the bamA gene encoding outer membrane protein assembly factor BamA, with amino-acid sequence MLRRVEVVLAAVGLFLAAGLASAQTQQAPPTSQGQSQPQPTQESPPTEPAASQGQVVQVKGPVNICGQKAIPPDNLPPAGSPPVFWLIVPCFEAQGGQPVVDAQTYVYYIQSLGKISRPSQNQWTPWSEQIEQSLIGDFRRLWGTNFLDNLAVEVRDYAFENGVVGKVALIQMEERQRVKIVDYQGTEALNSTDIDDNLREAGAMIRLDTFLDEGGIRRVEGLIRSMLAEKGHLDAKVTHSLTPLKTGPKLVHLTFSIEDGPKVKIDRITFLGNEAVSDRKLRGKMEHNKQPGFFRFIGIGGGTYKEEQFEEDAQRIMAYYREEGYLKASVGQPEIRSLSASKDGNKRSVEVRIPITEGRRYRVGKFDFAENKVVKQDALRSLFSIDEGDYYDEDRIRKGYEQATELYGSGGYFEFTAYPEFSYEDTKDPNAAPVAANTDESKPAVVDVTMHIEEGEQYFINKIAFQGNTTTRDHVIRREMRLLESGVFNTAALKHSVRRLNQLGYFTPLEEQEDIEVEKTPNEKNKVDVTLKVEEQNRNQITFGAGVSQWEGVFGQLQFQTANFMGRGETLSLMLAAGSRSANYQLGFTEPFMFDRPITAGFELHSRYVQYIGAFTQRSTGGNVSFGFPVADFTRTFLTYSYERIRVVDLNPLYEQLVANNPFLAEALLLDDEGTRVVSQITPTIRFDTVNHPIFPTMGARFQAGVDVAGIGGNVNFIKPVLEGTWWIPHTSRTSIGVHGQTQFIAPYAGTESLPIFERLWLGGEYSVRGFDYRTIGPRDQATGAVLGGNKSLLFNAEYAITIAEPVRLVFFYDAGQVRDSNETFRMDEFKTSTGAEVRFFMPVLNVPFRLIFAYNPQRDGVLDNNNEPQREFQFRFAVGSTF; translated from the coding sequence ATGTTGAGACGGGTCGAGGTGGTGCTGGCGGCGGTCGGCTTGTTCTTGGCAGCCGGCCTCGCTAGCGCCCAGACACAGCAAGCGCCGCCGACCAGTCAGGGGCAATCCCAACCCCAGCCCACGCAGGAGTCCCCGCCCACGGAGCCGGCCGCCTCTCAGGGCCAGGTGGTGCAGGTCAAGGGGCCGGTCAACATTTGCGGCCAGAAAGCTATCCCGCCGGACAACCTACCGCCGGCCGGATCACCGCCGGTCTTCTGGCTGATCGTCCCCTGCTTCGAGGCGCAAGGGGGGCAGCCTGTGGTCGACGCGCAGACGTACGTCTACTACATCCAGAGCCTCGGGAAGATCAGTCGGCCTTCGCAGAACCAGTGGACGCCCTGGAGTGAACAGATCGAGCAGAGCCTCATTGGCGACTTCCGCCGTCTGTGGGGGACCAACTTTCTCGACAACCTGGCAGTCGAGGTCCGCGACTACGCGTTCGAGAATGGGGTGGTGGGGAAGGTCGCGCTCATTCAAATGGAGGAGCGCCAGCGGGTGAAGATTGTCGACTATCAGGGCACCGAGGCGCTCAACAGCACGGACATCGACGACAACCTGCGTGAAGCGGGCGCGATGATTCGGCTGGACACCTTTCTCGATGAGGGGGGCATCCGGCGCGTCGAAGGCCTCATCCGCAGCATGCTGGCGGAGAAGGGACACCTGGATGCGAAGGTGACCCACAGCCTGACGCCGTTGAAGACCGGGCCGAAGCTCGTGCACCTGACGTTCAGCATCGAGGACGGCCCGAAGGTCAAGATCGACCGCATTACGTTCCTCGGCAACGAGGCCGTGTCCGACCGGAAGCTCCGGGGCAAGATGGAGCACAACAAGCAACCGGGCTTCTTCCGGTTCATCGGCATCGGCGGGGGCACCTACAAGGAAGAGCAGTTCGAAGAAGACGCCCAGCGGATCATGGCCTACTATCGCGAGGAGGGCTATCTCAAAGCGAGCGTCGGGCAGCCCGAGATTCGATCGCTCAGCGCCTCGAAAGATGGGAACAAGCGCTCGGTCGAGGTGCGGATTCCGATCACGGAGGGCCGACGCTACCGCGTGGGCAAGTTCGACTTTGCGGAGAACAAGGTCGTCAAGCAAGATGCGCTGCGGTCGCTCTTTTCCATCGACGAAGGCGACTACTACGACGAGGACCGAATCCGGAAAGGGTACGAGCAGGCGACCGAGCTCTATGGGTCCGGTGGCTACTTCGAGTTCACAGCCTATCCAGAGTTCAGCTACGAGGACACGAAGGATCCGAACGCCGCGCCGGTCGCAGCGAACACGGACGAGAGCAAGCCAGCCGTCGTCGATGTGACGATGCACATCGAGGAAGGCGAGCAGTACTTCATCAACAAGATCGCGTTCCAGGGCAATACGACGACGCGCGACCACGTCATTCGGCGTGAGATGCGGCTGTTGGAGAGTGGCGTCTTCAACACGGCGGCGCTGAAGCACAGCGTCAGGCGACTGAATCAGCTTGGCTACTTCACACCGCTCGAAGAGCAGGAGGACATCGAGGTCGAGAAGACGCCGAACGAGAAGAACAAGGTCGACGTCACGCTCAAGGTGGAGGAGCAGAACCGCAACCAGATCACGTTTGGTGCCGGCGTGTCGCAGTGGGAGGGTGTGTTCGGTCAGCTCCAGTTCCAGACGGCCAACTTCATGGGACGCGGTGAGACGCTCTCGCTGATGCTTGCGGCCGGGTCGCGATCGGCCAACTACCAGCTTGGCTTCACCGAGCCGTTCATGTTCGACCGGCCCATCACGGCCGGCTTCGAGCTCCACAGTCGTTACGTCCAGTACATTGGTGCGTTCACGCAGCGATCAACGGGCGGCAACGTGAGCTTTGGCTTCCCGGTCGCCGACTTCACGCGGACGTTCTTGACGTACAGCTACGAGCGAATTCGCGTCGTCGATCTCAATCCGCTCTACGAGCAGTTGGTCGCAAACAACCCGTTTCTCGCGGAGGCTCTGCTGCTTGACGATGAGGGGACGCGCGTGGTGAGTCAGATCACGCCAACGATCCGGTTCGACACCGTCAATCACCCCATCTTTCCCACCATGGGAGCGCGGTTCCAAGCTGGGGTCGATGTTGCCGGCATCGGCGGGAACGTGAACTTCATCAAGCCGGTGCTCGAGGGTACGTGGTGGATTCCGCACACGAGCCGCACTTCGATTGGCGTGCACGGGCAAACGCAGTTCATTGCGCCGTACGCGGGCACGGAGTCGCTCCCCATCTTCGAGCGGCTCTGGCTGGGCGGTGAGTACAGTGTGCGTGGCTTCGACTACCGTACGATTGGCCCACGTGATCAGGCGACCGGCGCGGTCCTGGGCGGCAACAAGAGCCTGCTGTTCAACGCTGAGTATGCGATCACGATCGCGGAACCCGTCCGCCTCGTCTTCTTCTATGATGCGGGTCAGGTGCGGGACTCCAACGAGACATTTCGGATGGATGAGTTCAAGACGTCGACCGGCGCCGAGGTGCGGTTCTTCATGCCGGTCCTGAACGTGCCATTTCGGCTCATCTTCGCTTACAATCCGCAGCGGGATGGTGTGCTCGACAACAACAACGAGCCGCAGCGCGAGTTCCAGTTCCGCTTTGCAGTCGGGTCTACTTTCTGA
- a CDS encoding AAA domain-containing protein: MFERYTERARRVLFFARYEASQLGSVSIETEHLLLGLIREGKGLTSRIFQRSHLSLEGIRKEIEGRAGFRDKVSTSVEIPFSAETKRVLTFAAEEADRLLHNYIGTEHLLLGLLREERSVAANILIEKGMRLNTVRDDVIALLNEKTTLTRGNKETPLLSEFSRDLTEAALKNQLDPLVGRETEVERVQQVLCRRTKNNAVLIGEPGVGKTAIVEGIAQKIVCGDVPHFLADKRILALDISLIVAGTKYRGQFEERLKAIMKELVENPNIIVFIDELHTLVGAGSAEGSLDAANILKPALSRGEIRCIGATTPTEYRKYIEKDRSLERRFQAVRVEAPAPEETLEILMGVKDRYEGFHNVDYTRDAIEAAVYQSSRYITDRFLPDKAIDLIDEAGARAKLREAGYSEEFGQINKNIRIATEQMEHAVAQKDFEKAQFYRDQELVARENLQYVRERFEVPGRRIVVVRQDIDEVVSKWTGVPITSINEDEGSKLLRMEEELHKRVVSQERAISALSRAIRRSRAGLKNPNRPVGSFLFLGPTGVGKTELARALASFLFGSDNALIRFDMSEYMEKHSVSKLIGSPPGYVGHEEGGQLTEKVKRHPYSVVLLDEIEKAHPDLFNILLQVFEDGHLTDGLGNRVNFKNAIMIMTSNIGARYIQKKAAVGFQAADTREITKSVSEMVLGEVKRTFNPEFINRLDEIIVFEALTDEDLQRIAQLLVEQININLADRQLRIELTGDVVDWVIHITCNDRTYGARPLRRAIQRFIEDPLSEELIRGQLKQGTKVEVYLEDGVLAWRPSGSTEVGRKLPARN, translated from the coding sequence ATGTTCGAACGGTACACGGAGCGGGCGCGCCGCGTGCTCTTTTTCGCACGCTACGAGGCGAGCCAGTTGGGCAGCGTCTCCATCGAGACCGAGCACCTTCTGCTCGGGCTGATCCGCGAAGGTAAGGGGCTGACGAGCCGTATCTTTCAGCGGAGTCACCTCTCGCTTGAAGGCATCCGGAAAGAGATCGAGGGCAGGGCAGGATTTCGCGACAAGGTCTCGACGTCGGTCGAGATCCCGTTCAGCGCGGAAACCAAGCGTGTCCTCACGTTCGCCGCGGAGGAGGCCGACCGGCTTCTTCACAACTACATCGGCACCGAGCACCTCCTCTTGGGGCTCCTGCGCGAAGAGCGGTCAGTGGCGGCCAACATCCTGATTGAAAAAGGGATGCGGCTCAACACCGTTCGCGATGACGTCATCGCCCTCCTGAACGAAAAAACGACACTCACACGCGGCAACAAGGAAACGCCGCTTTTGTCCGAGTTCAGCCGCGATTTGACGGAGGCGGCGCTCAAGAACCAGCTCGATCCGCTCGTTGGGCGTGAGACGGAGGTGGAGCGGGTCCAGCAGGTGCTCTGCCGCCGCACCAAGAACAACGCGGTGCTCATTGGCGAGCCTGGCGTCGGCAAGACCGCCATCGTCGAGGGGATCGCCCAGAAAATCGTCTGTGGCGATGTGCCACACTTCCTCGCCGACAAGCGCATCCTTGCGCTCGATATCTCGCTCATCGTTGCCGGGACCAAGTATCGCGGCCAGTTCGAGGAACGCCTCAAGGCGATCATGAAGGAGCTGGTCGAGAACCCGAACATCATCGTGTTCATCGACGAGTTGCACACGCTGGTAGGTGCCGGCTCCGCCGAGGGCTCGCTCGATGCGGCCAACATCCTGAAGCCTGCGCTCTCGCGCGGTGAGATTCGCTGCATCGGGGCGACCACGCCGACCGAATACCGGAAATACATCGAAAAGGATCGCTCGCTCGAGCGTCGCTTCCAGGCGGTCAGGGTCGAGGCGCCAGCCCCGGAGGAGACACTCGAGATCCTCATGGGCGTCAAGGACCGCTACGAAGGGTTCCACAACGTCGACTACACGCGGGACGCGATCGAGGCCGCTGTCTATCAGTCCAGCCGCTACATCACCGACCGCTTCCTTCCCGACAAGGCCATCGACCTCATCGACGAAGCCGGTGCGCGGGCCAAGCTGCGTGAGGCGGGCTATAGCGAGGAATTCGGCCAGATCAACAAGAACATCCGCATTGCCACCGAGCAGATGGAACATGCGGTCGCCCAAAAGGACTTCGAAAAGGCCCAGTTCTATCGCGACCAGGAGCTCGTGGCCCGCGAGAACCTCCAATACGTCCGCGAAAGGTTCGAGGTCCCTGGGCGCCGGATCGTTGTCGTTCGCCAGGACATCGATGAGGTGGTTTCCAAGTGGACGGGCGTCCCCATCACGTCCATTAATGAGGACGAGGGGAGCAAGCTCCTACGGATGGAGGAGGAGCTGCACAAGCGGGTCGTCAGCCAGGAGCGGGCGATCTCGGCGCTCTCGCGAGCGATTCGCCGCTCGCGCGCCGGCCTCAAGAACCCGAACCGGCCCGTGGGGAGCTTCCTGTTTCTCGGTCCGACCGGCGTCGGCAAGACCGAGCTGGCCCGCGCGCTGGCGAGCTTCTTGTTCGGCAGCGACAACGCGCTGATCCGCTTCGACATGTCCGAGTACATGGAAAAGCATTCGGTGTCGAAGCTCATTGGCTCGCCGCCGGGTTACGTCGGTCACGAGGAAGGCGGTCAACTGACCGAAAAAGTGAAGCGGCACCCGTACTCTGTCGTACTGCTCGACGAGATTGAAAAGGCCCATCCGGACCTGTTCAACATCCTCCTGCAGGTGTTCGAAGACGGGCATCTGACCGATGGCCTCGGCAATCGCGTGAACTTCAAGAACGCGATTATGATCATGACGTCGAACATCGGCGCACGCTACATCCAGAAGAAGGCGGCCGTCGGCTTCCAGGCGGCCGACACCCGGGAGATCACGAAGTCGGTGTCGGAAATGGTCCTGGGTGAGGTCAAGCGAACGTTCAACCCGGAGTTCATCAACCGTCTCGACGAGATCATCGTCTTCGAGGCGCTGACCGACGAAGACCTCCAGAGAATCGCGCAGTTGCTCGTCGAGCAGATCAACATCAACCTGGCCGATCGCCAGCTTCGCATCGAGCTCACGGGAGACGTGGTGGACTGGGTGATTCACATCACCTGCAACGACCGGACGTATGGCGCCCGACCGCTGCGTCGAGCCATTCAGCGCTTCATCGAGGATCCGCTGTCGGAAGAGCTGATCCGTGGACAGCTCAAGCAGGGTACCAAGGTGGAGGTGTACCTCGAGGATGGCGTCTTGGCCTGGCGCCCCTCCGGCAGCACCGAGGTCGGGCGGAAGCTGCCGGCCCGGAACTAG
- a CDS encoding ATP-binding cassette domain-containing protein, translating into MSFIQVSALCKGYPTPTGRIDVLRELDAEVAAGELVAVVGASGVGKSTLLHVLGGLDRADAGRILIEGTDVAVMSDPERVAFRNRRIGFVFQFHHLLPEFNALENTEMPLRIARLPLGEARARAERLLRRVGLGERLTHRPGLLSGGEQQRVAIARALVMEPRLLLADEPTGNLDEHTADALHDLLREMQHEQGVTSLIATHNPRLAAVCDRVLRLEDGRLHAA; encoded by the coding sequence ATGTCGTTCATCCAGGTTTCTGCCCTTTGTAAGGGATATCCGACCCCGACCGGCCGCATCGACGTGCTGCGCGAGCTCGACGCGGAGGTCGCAGCGGGCGAGCTGGTGGCGGTCGTGGGCGCCAGCGGCGTCGGCAAGAGTACGTTGTTGCACGTGCTCGGCGGGCTGGACAGGGCGGATGCGGGGCGGATTCTCATCGAGGGCACCGACGTGGCCGTCATGTCGGACCCCGAGCGGGTGGCGTTTCGCAACCGACGGATCGGCTTCGTGTTCCAATTTCACCACCTCTTGCCGGAGTTCAACGCGCTCGAGAACACGGAAATGCCGCTCCGCATCGCGCGCTTGCCGTTGGGTGAGGCACGGGCGCGCGCCGAGCGGCTCTTGCGCCGCGTCGGCCTCGGCGAGCGTCTCACCCACCGGCCGGGGCTGCTGTCCGGGGGGGAACAGCAGCGCGTGGCCATCGCGCGGGCGCTGGTGATGGAGCCACGGTTGCTGCTGGCCGACGAGCCGACCGGCAACCTCGACGAGCACACGGCCGATGCGCTCCACGATCTGCTCCGAGAGATGCAACACGAGCAGGGTGTGACCTCGCTCATCGCCACACATAACCCGCGCCTGGCCGCCGTGTGCGATCGCGTGCTGCGTCTCGAGGACGGCCGACTGCACGCCGCTTGA
- a CDS encoding FtsX-like permease family protein — protein MPFELYIALRYLLARRKQAFISLISFISTLGVAVGVMALILVLALMTGLQDELRRRIVGSQPHIYVYSMAGATDPAADLARLEQVPHVTGAAPGVLGKAILRSDVADAVVTLKGIDPDRERQVTDLEGAMQAGELNGLTPRGDGSLDGVVIGDALAETLGVDVGETVTMLTMPGSLSPMGVMTGFRRLRVAGIFELGYFEFDSAWAFLAMPVALRVVGREAQPFVQLRVDDMFRAPQVAADIVGRFGVQRYIAQNWAEVNESLFSALWLEKTAFAIAVGLIVIVAALNIVASLVLLVMEKTRDIAILKTMGASKRSVTWIFILQGLVIGVTGTLVGAVGGVGMARVLDRYRLITIPSDVYQVSYVPFEVQTGDLLVVLCGAVLVCFLATIYPSRQAARLDPAEALRYS, from the coding sequence ATGCCCTTCGAGCTGTACATTGCCCTCCGCTACCTGCTTGCCCGCCGCAAGCAGGCGTTCATCTCGCTCATCTCGTTCATCTCGACCCTGGGCGTTGCGGTGGGCGTTATGGCTCTCATCCTGGTGCTTGCGCTCATGACCGGCCTGCAGGATGAGCTGCGACGCCGCATTGTCGGCTCGCAACCACACATCTACGTGTACAGCATGGCTGGCGCTACCGATCCGGCCGCGGATCTGGCGAGACTCGAGCAGGTGCCTCATGTGACCGGTGCGGCGCCTGGTGTGCTTGGCAAAGCGATCCTGAGATCGGACGTTGCTGACGCGGTTGTCACGCTCAAGGGGATCGACCCGGATCGTGAGAGGCAGGTCACGGATCTGGAGGGCGCGATGCAGGCTGGCGAGCTGAACGGGTTGACGCCGCGCGGCGACGGCTCACTGGACGGCGTGGTGATTGGCGATGCGCTTGCCGAGACGCTCGGGGTCGACGTGGGGGAGACGGTGACAATGCTGACGATGCCGGGGTCGCTGTCGCCGATGGGCGTGATGACCGGCTTCAGACGGCTCCGGGTCGCCGGCATCTTCGAGTTGGGGTATTTCGAGTTCGATTCGGCGTGGGCGTTCCTCGCCATGCCCGTGGCGTTGCGTGTCGTCGGCCGCGAGGCGCAGCCGTTCGTGCAGCTCCGGGTCGACGACATGTTTCGTGCGCCCCAAGTAGCCGCTGACATCGTCGGACGGTTCGGCGTGCAGCGGTATATTGCTCAGAATTGGGCCGAGGTCAACGAGTCCCTCTTCTCGGCACTGTGGCTGGAGAAGACCGCCTTTGCGATCGCCGTTGGTCTCATCGTGATTGTCGCGGCGCTCAACATCGTGGCCTCGCTCGTCCTCTTGGTCATGGAAAAAACACGTGACATCGCCATTCTCAAGACCATGGGCGCATCGAAGCGGAGCGTCACGTGGATCTTCATCCTGCAGGGCCTGGTCATTGGCGTGACGGGCACGCTGGTCGGTGCCGTGGGAGGCGTGGGCATGGCGCGGGTGCTCGATCGCTACCGGCTCATCACGATCCCATCGGACGTCTATCAGGTATCGTACGTGCCGTTCGAGGTGCAGACCGGCGACCTCCTGGTCGTGCTCTGCGGCGCGGTGCTCGTCTGCTTCCTCGCGACCATCTATCCCTCGCGGCAAGCAGCACGACTCGACCCGGCGGAGGCGCTGCGCTATTCCTGA